A part of Pseudobdellovibrionaceae bacterium genomic DNA contains:
- the hemN gene encoding oxygen-independent coproporphyrinogen III oxidase, with the protein MSSELLNKYDVPAPRYTSYPTVPYWNDDPTSEEWVTSLRKYFSQDHTTWSMYIHIPFCETLCTFCGCNTIITRDHKRENPYLENLIKEWKLYVEKVPEIKTKPLKELHLGGGTPTFFSAQNLSQLISEILKDVTLAEDFEGGIEVDPRRTKEDQLQALRELGFCRVSMGVQDFDPEVQRLVNRIQPESMTYDLTQKARALGYSSVNYDLIYGLPKQTPESIEVLAQKTLQHKPDRIALYSFAMVPWIKPTHRIYKDEDLPQGADKRRLYEIARNILTEGGYVEIGMDHFALKTDSLYSATENQTLHRNFMGYTPFRTNILLGLGVSSISETPDCFHQNEKKLPVYERMLEQAELTTFRGHKLTALDQRRREQILNLMTLWEAQLDDQVHEERIKEYLTEMIADGLVEVKDLKMRITDKGQPFLRNACMALDERLREVYPDKKIFSQSL; encoded by the coding sequence GTGAGTAGTGAACTGTTAAATAAATATGATGTGCCCGCTCCTCGATACACCAGTTATCCTACGGTGCCCTATTGGAATGATGATCCCACATCAGAAGAATGGGTGACATCCCTAAGAAAGTATTTTTCTCAAGACCACACCACGTGGTCCATGTACATTCATATTCCTTTTTGTGAAACTCTATGTACATTTTGTGGATGTAATACCATTATCACCAGAGACCACAAAAGAGAAAACCCCTATCTTGAAAATTTAATCAAAGAGTGGAAGCTTTACGTAGAAAAAGTTCCAGAGATCAAAACCAAACCTTTAAAAGAGCTGCATCTAGGTGGCGGAACACCTACTTTTTTTTCGGCACAGAATCTTTCGCAGTTGATTTCAGAAATTCTTAAAGATGTCACCTTAGCTGAAGATTTTGAAGGAGGCATTGAAGTTGATCCTAGAAGAACCAAAGAAGATCAATTGCAAGCTCTTCGTGAACTTGGATTTTGTCGAGTCAGTATGGGCGTTCAAGATTTTGATCCTGAAGTGCAAAGACTGGTGAACCGCATTCAACCTGAATCCATGACCTATGATCTGACCCAAAAAGCGCGCGCACTAGGGTACTCTTCAGTCAATTATGATCTGATTTATGGCTTGCCCAAGCAGACCCCCGAAAGCATCGAGGTTTTAGCGCAAAAGACTTTGCAACATAAACCTGATCGTATCGCACTTTACTCTTTTGCTATGGTGCCTTGGATTAAACCTACTCATCGAATTTATAAAGATGAAGATTTACCTCAGGGTGCAGACAAGCGTCGACTGTATGAAATTGCTCGTAATATTTTAACTGAAGGTGGGTATGTTGAAATCGGTATGGATCACTTTGCCTTAAAGACGGACTCTTTGTACTCGGCAACTGAAAACCAAACCTTGCATCGTAATTTTATGGGTTACACTCCTTTTAGAACTAATATTTTATTGGGTTTAGGTGTGAGTTCTATTTCAGAAACTCCAGATTGCTTTCATCAAAACGAAAAGAAACTTCCCGTGTACGAAAGAATGTTAGAACAAGCTGAACTGACGACATTTCGAGGGCACAAGCTCACCGCTTTAGATCAAAGACGTCGAGAACAGATTTTAAATTTGATGACATTGTGGGAAGCGCAGTTAGATGATCAGGTTCATGAAGAACGTATTAAGGAGTATTTGACTGAGATGATTGCTGACGGTTTGGTGGAAGTGAAAGACCTTAAAATGCGCATCACAGATAAAGGGCAACCTTTTTTAAGAAATGCGTGCATGGCTCTTGATGAGCGTTTAAGAGAAGTGTATCCCGATAAAAAAATATTCTCTCAATCACTATAG
- a CDS encoding NAD(P)-binding protein: MKKVAVIGGGFSGLSVAWALCKEAHRQNWDVQIDIYEKHSCLGGLLQTQRDTWGLVEPAANSILVSEAVDEMAKDFGVTWAKKKKTSRKRWVMTAKGPSRWPLSAFQTFKNLDRLLGVAKGSPRWIFKEQETIKQWGDRVFRTPQVVDEFIGPALSGVYSNRPQELSASLCLSSLFQKPQPKSKGSMAPETGMLEFFEKAEEFFKHQASVSVHLDTEIQDVKSLGADIVIDCRPNALGLKINYNHMTSVSVFWPGEGRPNIEGFGCLFPHSDKYIGVLFDTDIFEGRASQDVFLEKWIIKNPEPQTQWTEKDTQDLLEFRFKNLQQNAKSLQRSNVEPLKVCAFSLSRALPKYDLNLEAQLNGATKKYFMGSKIYVDRNNDKHIFHGNYLGEIGLNKILHKSILIAKYVGDITASGAV, translated from the coding sequence ATGAAAAAAGTGGCCGTAATAGGTGGGGGATTTTCAGGACTTTCGGTGGCGTGGGCTCTATGTAAAGAAGCTCATCGTCAGAATTGGGATGTGCAGATCGACATCTACGAAAAGCACTCTTGTCTTGGGGGACTGCTGCAAACCCAAAGAGACACGTGGGGACTGGTTGAGCCTGCGGCGAACTCGATTTTAGTTTCTGAGGCCGTAGATGAAATGGCTAAAGACTTTGGTGTGACTTGGGCTAAGAAGAAAAAGACCTCGCGCAAACGTTGGGTGATGACGGCAAAGGGTCCATCAAGATGGCCTTTGAGTGCATTTCAAACTTTTAAAAATTTAGATCGTCTGTTGGGTGTAGCTAAAGGCAGCCCCAGATGGATATTTAAAGAACAAGAGACCATCAAGCAGTGGGGCGATCGGGTGTTTAGAACTCCGCAAGTGGTGGATGAGTTCATCGGTCCTGCTTTATCAGGAGTGTATTCCAATCGACCGCAAGAACTTTCAGCCAGTTTATGTTTAAGTTCGCTGTTTCAAAAACCCCAACCTAAATCTAAAGGCTCTATGGCTCCCGAAACAGGAATGCTTGAGTTTTTTGAAAAAGCAGAAGAGTTCTTTAAACATCAAGCTTCTGTCAGTGTGCATTTAGATACTGAGATTCAGGACGTGAAGTCTTTGGGGGCTGATATTGTGATAGACTGTAGGCCCAACGCTTTAGGGCTTAAGATCAACTACAATCACATGACTAGCGTTTCCGTCTTTTGGCCTGGGGAAGGTCGTCCTAATATTGAAGGATTTGGGTGTCTGTTTCCGCATTCAGACAAATATATTGGAGTGCTGTTTGACACCGATATTTTTGAGGGACGCGCTTCGCAAGATGTATTTTTAGAAAAGTGGATCATTAAAAATCCAGAACCTCAAACTCAGTGGACGGAAAAAGATACACAAGACCTTCTAGAATTTAGATTTAAGAATCTACAGCAAAATGCCAAATCTTTACAACGTTCAAATGTGGAACCCTTAAAAGTATGTGCCTTTAGTTTATCAAGAGCGTTGCCCAAGTATGATCTGAATTTAGAAGCCCAACTTAACGGTGCCACTAAAAAATACTTTATGGGTTCAAAGATCTATGTCGATCGTAATAATGACAAGCATATTTTTCATGGAAATTATTTGGGTGAGATAGGACTAAATAAGATTCTTCATAAGTCCATACTGATTGCAAAGTACGTGGGTGACATTACAGCTAGTGGAGCAGTATGA
- the hemH gene encoding ferrochelatase has protein sequence MKKAVLMINIGSPNSLDLKDVKDYLEQFLMDPRVINYPYWLRYLLFKKVIIPKRTPNSAEAYEQIWQKEGSPLLIYTQELVDKMNEKDKEYDWFWAMRYSKPTVASRLQEIINRGYEEIVIFPAYPQFADSSTTSSLDVVQDFFKEPQMCKLWQGRVKYVEDFYKNKDFISNIVDQCQNQTKKFTSADHVLFSFHGLPESHLRLIHKSCKSAQCETQISSENQKCYKAQCYQTAKAVAEGLGIQDKYSVSFQSRLGPSKWIEPYTDVVVEDLARKGTKSLVVFSLAFVTDCLETLEELDIRLKDSFLSSGGTDFYRVPCLNQNFDSAFDIIRTEELKILNL, from the coding sequence ATGAAAAAAGCAGTTTTAATGATCAATATCGGTTCTCCAAATAGTTTAGACCTTAAAGATGTTAAAGATTATTTAGAGCAGTTTTTAATGGACCCTCGTGTGATCAATTACCCGTATTGGTTAAGATACTTATTATTTAAAAAAGTGATCATTCCTAAGCGCACCCCTAACTCGGCAGAAGCTTATGAACAAATTTGGCAAAAAGAGGGTTCCCCACTTCTGATCTACACTCAAGAGCTTGTGGATAAGATGAATGAAAAAGATAAGGAGTATGATTGGTTCTGGGCCATGCGCTACTCTAAGCCTACGGTGGCTTCTCGGCTGCAAGAGATTATAAATAGGGGTTATGAAGAGATTGTGATTTTCCCTGCTTATCCCCAATTTGCCGACTCTTCGACAACGTCGTCTTTGGATGTGGTGCAAGATTTTTTTAAAGAACCCCAAATGTGCAAACTATGGCAGGGCAGAGTTAAGTACGTTGAAGACTTTTATAAGAATAAGGATTTTATTTCTAATATCGTAGATCAATGTCAGAATCAGACTAAAAAGTTCACAAGTGCAGATCATGTGCTGTTTTCTTTTCATGGTCTTCCAGAAAGTCATCTGCGTTTGATTCATAAAAGTTGCAAAAGTGCACAGTGTGAAACTCAAATCAGTTCTGAAAATCAAAAGTGTTACAAAGCCCAATGCTATCAAACCGCAAAGGCTGTTGCAGAAGGTTTAGGAATTCAAGATAAGTATTCTGTGTCTTTCCAAAGCCGCTTAGGCCCTAGCAAGTGGATTGAACCTTATACAGATGTTGTTGTAGAAGATTTAGCTCGTAAAGGCACAAAGTCTTTAGTGGTATTTTCTTTAGCCTTTGTCACAGACTGTTTAGAAACTCTAGAAGAGTTAGATATCCGCCTTAAAGACTCTTTTTTATCTTCGGGTGGTACAGATTTTTACCGAGTCCCTTGTTTGAATCAAAACTTTGATTCTGCGTTTGATATTATAAGAACGGAAGAGCTGAAGATATTAAATCTTTAG
- a CDS encoding ATP-grasp domain-containing protein: MKVLLLVHQDLVPPEVEDPSIVDWDNTPWVTEYQVKQALLTAGHNVHVLGVYENLQIITDTISEFKPSIVFNLLEEFNGEATLDQNVVSHLELLGIPYTGCNPKGLILARDKALSKKILAFHKIKSAEFQVFPLNTPQTKVKIDSFPVIVKCLNEEASLGLSQASIVKNDEKLKERVKFIHENFKTDAIAEEFIQGQEFFVGVMGNYRLQALPVWQLKFNKDVDPENQWYTTNAKFNESYRKRNGIQTGPAEISEAQAALLQKISKKAYQILGLSGYARMDLRVSENEDIYILEANPNPDISEFEDFAMSAKSIGISYIELINKIISMGKQWSPHNN; this comes from the coding sequence ATGAAGGTGTTATTGCTTGTGCATCAGGATTTAGTGCCGCCAGAGGTTGAAGATCCTTCTATTGTGGATTGGGATAATACACCTTGGGTGACAGAGTATCAGGTCAAGCAGGCTCTTCTTACTGCGGGTCATAATGTGCATGTTCTTGGGGTGTATGAGAACCTACAGATCATTACTGATACTATTTCTGAATTTAAACCCAGTATTGTTTTTAATTTACTTGAAGAGTTTAATGGTGAAGCCACTCTGGATCAGAATGTGGTCAGTCACTTAGAACTTTTAGGGATACCTTATACGGGGTGCAATCCTAAGGGACTGATTTTAGCTAGGGATAAGGCCTTATCTAAAAAGATCTTGGCCTTTCACAAGATCAAGTCGGCAGAGTTTCAGGTCTTTCCCTTAAATACGCCTCAGACTAAAGTGAAAATAGATAGTTTTCCTGTGATCGTAAAATGTTTAAACGAAGAGGCCTCTTTGGGACTTTCCCAAGCTTCTATTGTTAAAAATGATGAAAAGCTTAAAGAGCGCGTGAAGTTCATCCACGAAAATTTTAAGACTGATGCCATTGCTGAAGAGTTCATTCAAGGCCAAGAGTTTTTTGTAGGGGTTATGGGAAACTACCGCCTGCAAGCTTTGCCTGTGTGGCAATTGAAATTTAATAAAGATGTGGACCCAGAAAACCAGTGGTACACTACAAATGCTAAATTTAATGAAAGTTATCGCAAACGAAACGGCATTCAAACTGGACCTGCCGAAATTTCAGAAGCTCAAGCCGCCCTACTGCAAAAGATTTCAAAAAAAGCATATCAAATCTTAGGGCTTAGTGGTTATGCGCGCATGGATTTAAGAGTCTCAGAAAACGAAGACATTTACATTTTAGAAGCCAACCCCAATCCCGATATTTCGGAATTTGAAGACTTTGCTATGAGTGCTAAGTCTATAGGAATATCTTATATTGAACTTATAAATAAAATTATATCTATGGGTAAGCAGTGGAGTCCGCATAATAATTAA
- a CDS encoding putative zinc-binding metallopeptidase, with the protein MAKRQKTDWWTSLTDKELLELRFCDLNLSLRHSRLTPFIKALYKELSEKDLRFKPHFWIASEWYATDGVPGIAVPFYLVHPRLIALHAAIMGAPPEGADPKDCMRVLRHEAGHAIDNAFHLRMSRKRQKLFGLSSAPYPESYYPRLNYKNFVSHINPWYAQAHPDEDWAETFATWLSPSSKWKSKYKNWPLALEKLKFVDQTMKGIKGKSPKVFVRKRPGNIVKSTKKLKTFYHDQMSYLSSEEKMDLTPIVFHLFSSSTAYKKNKSAAVFLKKERPHILETLSKWTGQDAYTLGQMYDEILEFCKENKAFLIKTEKTTSLELVSMLCIYNMNLIYSGKMGIKM; encoded by the coding sequence ATGGCAAAAAGACAAAAGACGGACTGGTGGACCTCTCTTACTGATAAAGAGCTTTTAGAGTTACGCTTTTGCGATCTGAACTTGTCTCTTCGTCACTCGCGTCTGACTCCTTTTATTAAGGCTCTTTATAAAGAACTTTCTGAAAAAGATTTAAGATTTAAACCTCACTTTTGGATTGCTAGCGAGTGGTACGCCACTGATGGAGTGCCTGGCATTGCCGTGCCCTTTTATCTGGTTCATCCTCGATTGATCGCCCTGCATGCGGCGATCATGGGTGCTCCACCCGAAGGTGCTGACCCCAAAGACTGTATGCGGGTTTTGCGCCATGAAGCGGGACATGCCATAGACAACGCCTTCCATTTAAGAATGTCACGCAAACGACAAAAACTTTTTGGTTTGTCCTCGGCGCCATACCCTGAATCCTATTACCCAAGATTGAACTATAAAAATTTTGTTAGCCACATTAACCCTTGGTACGCCCAAGCTCATCCCGATGAGGATTGGGCCGAGACCTTTGCCACTTGGCTAAGCCCCTCGTCTAAATGGAAGAGCAAATATAAAAATTGGCCTCTGGCTTTAGAAAAATTAAAGTTCGTGGATCAAACCATGAAGGGCATTAAAGGCAAAAGCCCCAAGGTGTTTGTCAGAAAACGTCCAGGAAACATTGTCAAAAGCACAAAAAAACTAAAGACCTTTTATCATGACCAAATGTCTTATTTATCTTCTGAAGAAAAAATGGATCTGACCCCTATTGTGTTTCATTTATTTTCTTCGTCCACAGCTTATAAGAAAAACAAATCTGCTGCTGTGTTTTTAAAAAAAGAGCGGCCACATATTCTTGAAACTCTGTCCAAGTGGACGGGGCAAGACGCCTACACCCTTGGGCAGATGTATGACGAGATCCTTGAATTTTGCAAAGAGAACAAAGCCTTTCTGATTAAAACTGAAAAGACGACCAGTCTTGAACTTGTTTCTATGCTTTGTATCTATAATATGAATTTAATTTACTCAGGTAAAATGGGAATCAAAATGTAG
- a CDS encoding GNAT family N-acetyltransferase, with amino-acid sequence MVFWQNDIPPRSFKVLDPSMLEDILGLRQAVLHPHGPPQRVTYAQDLHPRTLHIGAFEGAKLVGVGTLIPEDEDEVLSERIFRIRGMAVLPEFQGSGIGHTLLEMMFNHLIDNEPKAEMIWCNARISALNLYTSFGFKIHGAEFDIPGSGPHKRLRRIWT; translated from the coding sequence ATGGTCTTTTGGCAAAACGACATTCCCCCTAGAAGTTTTAAGGTTTTAGACCCCAGTATGCTTGAAGACATTTTAGGCTTAAGACAAGCCGTTCTTCATCCCCACGGCCCCCCCCAGCGGGTCACTTATGCCCAAGACCTCCACCCTCGCACTCTACATATTGGCGCCTTTGAAGGAGCGAAACTTGTGGGCGTTGGCACTTTGATTCCTGAAGACGAGGACGAGGTGTTATCAGAGCGCATCTTTAGGATTCGAGGTATGGCCGTGCTGCCTGAATTTCAAGGCTCAGGCATTGGCCATACTCTACTGGAAATGATGTTCAACCATCTGATTGACAACGAACCCAAGGCCGAGATGATCTGGTGTAATGCCAGAATATCGGCTCTTAATCTCTATACTAGTTTTGGCTTTAAAATTCATGGTGCAGAGTTTGACATCCCAGGCTCTGGGCCGCATAAACGATTACGTAGAATTTGGACTTAA
- a CDS encoding endonuclease/exonuclease/phosphatase family protein: MIDNHPMFVPHTLFKSKLPALFLSTLVFALLQVFTSSPSLAKTTNSLEVASFNLRWYGSKKFPPHNDEERDGHLTRFFKTYYKDTDIFLFQEITDPLRLQKTIGRGYKCLSTRNRGSSYQYVVTCYNPKTVAPVGVSKDVHDTDRTFDISFKIFGLRNALYLQFQSLQNKTKFLHTINVHLRASPMHSEFRVQQMASLFDQIIEQGLHKEKGLVIGGDFNAFSKDSTRMKKDDIYLYLDQADRRSLELHTEFALTTHLGSGKNRFFDYLLVPKANWLNTYEMFVACSLHASKEPKSYENPKYYKDYISDHCPISLQVPLRDL, translated from the coding sequence GTGATAGATAATCATCCCATGTTTGTGCCCCACACTCTCTTTAAATCGAAATTACCCGCTCTTTTTTTGAGCACACTGGTCTTTGCGCTCTTACAGGTTTTTACCTCTTCACCTTCACTGGCCAAAACCACAAACTCCCTTGAAGTGGCGTCTTTTAATTTGCGCTGGTATGGGTCAAAAAAGTTCCCTCCCCACAATGATGAAGAAAGAGACGGACACCTCACACGCTTTTTTAAAACCTATTACAAAGACACTGATATTTTTCTCTTTCAAGAGATCACCGACCCTTTACGTCTGCAAAAGACCATTGGCCGTGGGTACAAGTGCCTCAGCACACGCAACAGAGGTTCAAGTTACCAGTATGTGGTGACCTGTTACAATCCTAAGACCGTGGCTCCTGTGGGGGTTTCTAAAGACGTTCACGACACCGATCGTACTTTTGATATCAGCTTTAAAATTTTTGGTCTTAGAAATGCCCTCTATTTGCAATTTCAGTCCCTGCAGAACAAAACCAAATTCCTTCACACCATCAACGTGCACTTACGCGCTAGTCCCATGCACTCCGAGTTTCGCGTACAGCAAATGGCCTCTTTATTTGATCAAATCATTGAACAAGGTCTTCATAAAGAAAAAGGCCTTGTGATTGGTGGAGACTTCAATGCTTTTAGCAAAGACTCTACCCGCATGAAAAAGGACGACATTTATCTTTATCTTGATCAAGCCGACCGTCGCTCTTTAGAGCTCCACACCGAGTTTGCTCTGACCACCCACTTAGGCAGTGGTAAAAATCGCTTTTTTGATTACTTACTTGTGCCTAAAGCCAATTGGCTAAACACTTATGAGATGTTTGTGGCTTGTTCATTACATGCCTCTAAAGAGCCTAAGTCCTATGAAAATCCCAAATATTACAAGGACTACATCTCGGATCATTGTCCCATCAGCCTTCAAGTTCCACTCAGAGATTTATAG
- a CDS encoding LD-carboxypeptidase: MKTPCHSVGHSLHFNSMHLRVIAPSFKISDEDWARTYELLNQSQCSYAVNLPLFEEGQLCAASLDKRIKDLKESILDPKAQIIWCLRGGYGALHLLPHLQKLKKPKSIKLLIGFSDITILHYFINQKWGWPSLHYRHLNSFVKDQSVAEGLKVFRQTCKNLHASSPLVFKGLKPLNTRAKECLKKGKSMKAPIVGGNLITMQSLIGLDVPPPQKQWLFLEEIDEPIYKIDRALTQLQQSGWLRSVKGIFLGSFTHYKPEIEQDIRKYLTSGLEHLPVPVFGFLPCGHMTPQRPLFLNTSSVLSFTKTSATLTNQTFSVL, from the coding sequence ATGAAGACACCTTGTCATTCCGTGGGGCATTCCTTACACTTTAATTCTATGCATCTCAGAGTCATTGCACCTAGTTTTAAAATCAGCGATGAGGATTGGGCTCGTACCTACGAGCTATTAAACCAGTCTCAGTGCTCCTATGCGGTCAATCTCCCGTTATTTGAAGAAGGGCAGCTGTGTGCGGCTTCACTGGATAAGCGTATAAAGGACTTAAAAGAGTCGATTTTAGACCCTAAGGCTCAGATCATTTGGTGTCTGCGTGGGGGGTATGGGGCCTTGCACCTTTTGCCGCACTTGCAGAAACTTAAAAAACCAAAATCTATCAAGCTTTTGATTGGTTTTAGTGACATTACAATTTTGCATTACTTTATCAATCAAAAGTGGGGTTGGCCGTCTTTGCATTACAGACACTTAAATAGTTTTGTAAAGGATCAGTCTGTGGCCGAAGGGCTCAAGGTCTTTCGTCAAACGTGCAAAAATCTACACGCTTCAAGCCCCTTGGTGTTTAAAGGGCTTAAGCCTCTAAATACTAGGGCCAAAGAGTGTCTGAAAAAAGGGAAGTCCATGAAGGCCCCCATAGTGGGCGGCAATCTGATCACCATGCAGTCTTTGATAGGGTTAGATGTTCCCCCACCCCAAAAGCAGTGGCTGTTTTTAGAAGAGATTGACGAGCCTATTTATAAAATTGATCGCGCCTTAACTCAATTGCAGCAGTCAGGGTGGCTTAGGTCCGTTAAAGGAATTTTCTTAGGAAGCTTCACACATTATAAACCTGAAATAGAGCAAGACATTCGTAAATATTTAACATCTGGCTTAGAGCACTTACCTGTCCCAGTATTTGGATTTCTGCCTTGTGGGCACATGACTCCACAGCGTCCACTTTTTTTAAACACCTCCAGTGTACTGAGCTTTACAAAAACCTCAGCCACACTGACCAATCAGACCTTTTCAGTCTTGTAG
- a CDS encoding beta-lactamase family protein codes for MALSKTAITKTLQAQLLKDVFVPLQESHKDLSLQMAVLYKNEQWKFSFGKSFKFFDLASLTKPIFAMSLCMYLEDRSPGFVSQTVSSHLPWFKFPKVKIKDLLAHQSGAPALYPVFEELKHDTLSGLAPLNLLIREVDFNMSEPVYSDVGFFILGAVLEEVFNRPLIEVFKDAHQGQMSSALTEAWGTMHFRMTGQKKEDSKNYAPTENCPLRHKVIQGEVHDESCWKMGGVSTHAGLFGSLEDVSQWVRVLNQVFQGNKFYSRKTISTFYKKQIGDWRLGLMVPSRPRSTAGETFSEASYGHLGFTGTSIWVDPKQDLSVVVLSNRTYPDRRINMLNQFRPHIHNLVAKVIKDNK; via the coding sequence ATGGCTTTGTCTAAAACTGCAATCACCAAAACATTACAAGCCCAACTGCTAAAAGACGTCTTTGTGCCCTTACAAGAAAGCCATAAAGATTTAAGTTTACAAATGGCAGTCTTATATAAAAACGAGCAGTGGAAGTTTTCATTCGGAAAGTCCTTTAAGTTCTTTGATCTGGCGTCTCTGACCAAACCCATCTTTGCCATGAGTTTATGTATGTATTTAGAAGATCGCTCGCCTGGATTTGTATCGCAAACAGTGTCCAGTCATTTGCCATGGTTTAAGTTTCCGAAGGTGAAGATCAAAGACCTTTTGGCGCATCAAAGTGGCGCCCCCGCACTTTATCCTGTGTTTGAAGAACTTAAGCACGACACCTTAAGTGGGCTTGCCCCCTTAAACCTCTTAATCCGAGAGGTGGATTTTAATATGTCTGAACCCGTGTACTCTGATGTGGGATTTTTTATTTTAGGCGCAGTCTTAGAAGAGGTATTTAATAGACCTTTGATTGAAGTTTTTAAGGACGCACACCAAGGTCAAATGTCCTCAGCCCTGACAGAGGCGTGGGGCACCATGCACTTTCGAATGACGGGCCAAAAGAAAGAGGATTCTAAAAACTACGCCCCCACTGAAAATTGCCCCCTTCGTCACAAGGTGATCCAAGGTGAAGTCCATGACGAGAGCTGCTGGAAGATGGGTGGAGTGTCCACACACGCGGGTCTGTTTGGTAGTCTTGAGGATGTCTCGCAGTGGGTGAGGGTGCTCAATCAAGTGTTTCAGGGAAATAAATTTTATTCACGCAAAACGATCTCTACTTTTTATAAAAAACAAATCGGTGATTGGAGATTGGGGCTGATGGTGCCTTCGCGTCCACGCTCTACAGCAGGCGAAACTTTTTCCGAGGCCTCCTATGGTCATTTGGGATTTACGGGCACCTCAATTTGGGTGGACCCCAAACAAGATCTATCCGTGGTGGTACTGTCAAATAGGACTTACCCCGATCGCCGAATCAATATGTTAAATCAATTTAGACCTCACATTCATAACTTGGTGGCCAAAGTCATAAAGGACAACAAATGA
- the mpl gene encoding UDP-N-acetylmuramate:L-alanyl-gamma-D-glutamyl-meso-diaminopimelate ligase, translating into MKHNISELKPGAHIHIMGICGTAMGNFAGLLQSMGYKVTGSDQNVYPPMSDVLKSLGISIYQGYKKENLNPKPDFVVVGNVITKSMEEAEALLASDIAYASFPESMGDMLLKNSYSIVVCGTHGKTTTTAMMAWMASELHQQPGYLIGGVPKNFDVSFAKGGGKYFIIEGDEYDTAFFDKVPKFKHYFPKSAILTSVEFDHADIYKDLNDVLSAFKILMEKLPADGNLVYHFDDQNIAGLLEWTQCQNKVSYGFNKKAQFRIEDVKYTDQGTSWTVVERKAEGREVSTLLTSSMSGDHNILNFTANFALATQLGWDHKGVVKAIATFQGVKRRQEILGEFGGVLVIEDFAHHPTAVKVTLEGLKKKYAGRRLLAAFEPRSATSRKSIFQKDYVGAFDHKADHTFIMQAYVPQGKAAEEDGFSAVKLVEDLKVQGNSVCLATTYEELVSEVLTQAKPHDVLVLMSNGGFGGIYSQITKGLGTSR; encoded by the coding sequence ATGAAACATAATATTTCAGAACTGAAACCTGGAGCGCACATACATATCATGGGAATTTGTGGAACAGCGATGGGAAATTTTGCAGGACTCTTGCAAAGTATGGGTTACAAAGTGACAGGCAGTGATCAGAATGTATATCCCCCCATGTCTGATGTTCTAAAAAGTTTAGGCATTTCTATTTATCAGGGTTACAAAAAAGAAAATTTAAATCCAAAACCAGATTTTGTAGTTGTGGGCAATGTGATCACAAAAAGTATGGAAGAGGCCGAAGCTTTACTTGCATCAGACATTGCTTATGCCTCTTTTCCTGAAAGCATGGGGGATATGCTTTTAAAAAACAGTTACTCTATTGTGGTGTGTGGCACCCATGGCAAAACCACGACCACAGCCATGATGGCATGGATGGCCAGTGAATTACATCAACAACCTGGTTACTTGATAGGTGGAGTACCTAAAAATTTTGATGTGTCTTTTGCTAAAGGTGGTGGCAAATACTTTATCATCGAAGGGGATGAGTACGACACGGCTTTTTTTGATAAGGTGCCAAAGTTTAAACATTATTTTCCCAAGTCTGCCATATTGACCAGTGTCGAGTTTGATCACGCTGACATTTATAAAGATTTAAATGATGTACTAAGTGCATTTAAAATCCTAATGGAAAAACTGCCCGCCGATGGAAACCTAGTTTACCATTTTGATGATCAAAATATTGCAGGACTCTTGGAGTGGACACAGTGTCAAAACAAAGTGTCCTATGGTTTTAATAAAAAAGCGCAATTTAGAATAGAAGATGTCAAGTATACGGATCAGGGCACATCGTGGACGGTGGTGGAACGAAAAGCAGAGGGTAGAGAAGTATCAACTTTACTGACAAGCTCTATGAGTGGGGATCATAATATTTTAAACTTTACAGCCAACTTTGCTCTAGCCACCCAATTAGGATGGGATCACAAAGGGGTTGTAAAGGCCATTGCCACGTTTCAAGGTGTTAAACGTCGACAAGAGATTTTAGGCGAGTTTGGCGGCGTGCTTGTCATCGAAGATTTTGCCCATCATCCTACAGCTGTAAAGGTCACCTTAGAGGGTTTAAAAAAGAAGTACGCAGGTCGCAGGCTGTTAGCTGCCTTTGAACCCAGGTCTGCCACAAGCAGAAAGTCGATCTTTCAAAAAGATTATGTGGGGGCTTTTGATCATAAGGCTGATCACACTTTTATTATGCAAGCCTATGTGCCCCAAGGTAAGGCGGCTGAAGAGGATGGATTTTCGGCCGTGAAGTTAGTGGAAGATCTTAAGGTTCAAGGGAACTCTGTGTGTTTAGCCACAACTTACGAAGAGCTTGTAAGCGAAGTGCTGACACAGGCCAAACCTCACGATGTGTTAGTGCTTATGAGTAACGGAGGTTTTGGCGGCATCTATTCTCAGATTACTAAAGGACTAGGGACCTCACGCTGA